The genomic stretch CCAGCTCCGATAACGACAATGTTTTTGATCATTTTAAATTTTCTTTTTTATATATAGTTAGATTATTTAATGTATTTAGTTTTTCTTTCTTCACTAATGTCTGGCTGTTAAAATCTACAATTCCGTCACTGTTTTCATTTTTGGATTTATTCTGAGAATTGATCGCAGCTTCAAGCCCTTTTATAAACTTTGTTTTATTGCTTTTTGAAAGAGCATCAGTTCCGATAAACAGTTTAAACTCACCTTCTCTTCCCAAACGTGATTGTCGGTATATTTCAAGTTTATTTTTTTTACCTTGAAAACTGTTGATATAGTTCATTACAGGAGCCGTTGATGGCGTACCGCAACAAATGCTGTTGTAGCTTATTTCAATATAATTCTCGCTTTTCTGAGCAAAGAAAAATGTACAACTGAACACCGCTATTGTTAAAATTATTTTTTTCATTTTAATGGTTTTAAAATTAAGCTTTAAATTTTACTTATTAAAATGATCCCAAACTGCTTTTGAAATATTTGAAATCATCTTGCAATTCATCTCGTCTGTTTCGGTAGAATTGCTAATAAATACTACTATTGCATAATGCTTGCCATTGGGTAAAGTAACAATTCCCGAATCATTTTCTGCGATTGTTAAGTCTCCATCTTTCCCTGAAGATCCCGTTTTGTGAGCGATAGATTGCTTTGGTAACTGTTCTTTTAGCTTATTTCCTCCGGTAGAGGTATTCAGCATGATGTCATATAAAAACTTTGTTGATTTTTCAGACAAAATTTTGCCATCGTAGAAGCTTTTGTAAAGTTGGCTCAAAGAATTTGTTGTGGTATAATTTTCATACAAATATTTCGCTCCTTTGTGCATTTGCTCTTCATTATGTTTAATCTGAAAATCTTTCACTCCTTTAGAATCCATAAATTTCTGCACGACTTGTGTGCCTCCGATTAACCTTAATAATACATCACAACCATTGTTATCACTCCATGCAACAGTATAATTGATGATTTCACTTAATGGGAGTTCTACATTTCCGTCAGGATATTTTTCCCGAATCGGCGACCAGGTATTTTCCAGCAAATCGCTTTTTTTTATTAAAATTTTCTGGTCTAATGAAAGCTTTCCTTTATCTACTAAATCTAGAACTGTTGCTGCAATATGAAACTTAAAAACACTAAGCATAGGTAACTTTGTCTCTGCATTTTTATTGTATTTAAAAGCATCTTCAAAACCTAAAACAGAAACTCCGACAGTCGCTTTTTTATCTTTAATAATTGAATCTACCTTTTGCGCTAAAGCAGATTTCTGAGCAAAAGTAAATGCTGAAACCAATAGAAAAAGAAGTGCTGTTTTTTTCATAATATTCTGTTTAAAACAAATCCCTTTCAGATAATAAAAGGGATTTGCAATTTAAGATTTTTTGCAATTTTAAATCAATATAATTTACTTATTTAAATTTGTGTCCGATTCTTATGTCTGTAAAACTGGAATAATCTAAGCCGTAAAATTTTGGAAAATAAAATTTAAAAAGTCTATTTTCCAAACATTTCCATAAAAGAATTTCTATAGGTGTCACCAATCTGAAGTTTCAGAAACTGATCAGACTCATTGGATATCGTTGTGATTATTTCGTTGGTCGATAAAACTTTTACAGAAGATAAAGCAATAATCTCTTTTTTGTTTACCTGCGCGAAATCTTTGGATGGAAGCATTTCCAGTAAAGATTTAAAATTAAGATTTTTAAGTACGATTACCGTTCCGTCTTTAAGGATAATGTCTTTATCGCGGCTGTCGATTTCTGAAGTTTTAATGTAGGCAATCTGCTCTGTGAAAATTGTAGATTTACCAATATTGGTATTCCATTCTATAAATTCTTTTTTCTGAGTATTGCTCAAAAGATCTTTTGCTTTTTCAAATGCCTGAATCAGTCTTTCTTTTTTTATAGGTTTCCGCACATAATCTACCACATTCAGATCAAACGCTTCTGCTGCATATTCTTTGTAGGCGGTTGTAAATATGATTTTTTTGGAATCTGAAATCAGTTCTGCCACTTGCAAACCGGTCATTCCCGGCATTTCGATGTCTAAAATACAAAGGTTGCAATCTATATTTTTTATTTCGTTGAGAAAGATTTTTGGGTCGTTAAAAGCTTTTACAACTTCTACATTTTCAATCTGTTCACATAAAAGTTTAAGGTAGCTTATTGCCAACAATTCATCATCAAGAATAACGCATTTTATCATAGAACTCGCCTAAATTGATTGTTAATTCTGCAGTGAAGATACCGTTTTTTGAATTCTTTTGAAGCGAATAAAAATTGGTGTAGATCATTTTTAAACGTTGATCCAAAGACTGGCTTCCAAAACCGCTGTGATCTTTATGCAATACATTTTTAAGTGAGGCTTTATTACTTACCTTCATCGAAAAAACGCCACCTTCAAGTTCCAATACAATAGAAATAAAGGAATCCTGAGCCAGAAAATCGGTGTGTTTAAAAGCATTTTCAATTAGATCAACAGTGATCAGCGGAGCAAATATTTTTTCTTCGAAAATAGAATCAGATTTGTCAATTTTAGATTTAATTCTAAAATCAAAAAGCGGATTGACCTTGATTTTATTAATTTCGATAAGGCTTAAAGCGAAGCTCAGTTCCTCTTTTGGACTTACAAATCTGTTATTGCTTTCGTATAAAATATAGTCGAGAACATTGGCCAGTTTGTCTAGCGACATATAGGTTTGATAAGCGTGCGACTGTACAGAATTGAGAATGTTTTTAAATAAATGCGGATTGAGCTTGGTTCCTATATGTTCCAGCTGAAATTCATTTAACTTATGTTCGATGAGTTTATTGCTTTCGGAAAGTTTTTTGTTTTTATTTTTTAGTCGTTCGTTCTGGCTAAAAAGGTAAATACTCACCGTAAGAAAAAAGAAAATAGCAAAAACTCCAAAAAAGATCAGATAATCATGAATCATGTAGTAATTGCCATCCATTTTAAGTAAAATATTTAGATGAAATTTATTGTTTTAAATATTGTGAAGCTTTAAATGCTAATCTTATTGCCACGAATACACGAATAATAATCGATAAGAATTTGTGTATTCGTGGCTAAAGAATATTTTATTTAAGCTTTTTCAAAGAACGCAGAACTGCTTTTTCTTCACATTTCTCGAAAGTGATTTCGTAGACAGGATTTTTCTCAGGAGAAGTGATCACATAATCCGGACACGGTTTCTTCTGAGCATGACTACGGTCAAAATCTATTTTTCCTAAAGTAATAATGCTGTCTTTTAAGAATTTTTCATCAATTTTCAGAGCATTCATTTCATTTTTGAAATTATCTGAATACTCGAAATCTTTTGAAAGAGTTTCTGCAATTACACGGCTGTTTGGCAGATATCCGCTGCAGCTTG from Chryseobacterium indoltheticum encodes the following:
- a CDS encoding LytR/AlgR family response regulator transcription factor — its product is MIKCVILDDELLAISYLKLLCEQIENVEVVKAFNDPKIFLNEIKNIDCNLCILDIEMPGMTGLQVAELISDSKKIIFTTAYKEYAAEAFDLNVVDYVRKPIKKERLIQAFEKAKDLLSNTQKKEFIEWNTNIGKSTIFTEQIAYIKTSEIDSRDKDIILKDGTVIVLKNLNFKSLLEMLPSKDFAQVNKKEIIALSSVKVLSTNEIITTISNESDQFLKLQIGDTYRNSFMEMFGK
- a CDS encoding histidine kinase; translation: MDGNYYMIHDYLIFFGVFAIFFFLTVSIYLFSQNERLKNKNKKLSESNKLIEHKLNEFQLEHIGTKLNPHLFKNILNSVQSHAYQTYMSLDKLANVLDYILYESNNRFVSPKEELSFALSLIEINKIKVNPLFDFRIKSKIDKSDSIFEEKIFAPLITVDLIENAFKHTDFLAQDSFISIVLELEGGVFSMKVSNKASLKNVLHKDHSGFGSQSLDQRLKMIYTNFYSLQKNSKNGIFTAELTINLGEFYDKMRYS
- the bla-A gene encoding CGA/CIA family class A beta-lactamase, which codes for MKKTALLFLLVSAFTFAQKSALAQKVDSIIKDKKATVGVSVLGFEDAFKYNKNAETKLPMLSVFKFHIAATVLDLVDKGKLSLDQKILIKKSDLLENTWSPIREKYPDGNVELPLSEIINYTVAWSDNNGCDVLLRLIGGTQVVQKFMDSKGVKDFQIKHNEEQMHKGAKYLYENYTTTNSLSQLYKSFYDGKILSEKSTKFLYDIMLNTSTGGNKLKEQLPKQSIAHKTGSSGKDGDLTIAENDSGIVTLPNGKHYAIVVFISNSTETDEMNCKMISNISKAVWDHFNK